CGGTGGCTTTGATGCCGGATGGAGGAGCAGTGTCAGTCGGTCGCTCGGTCGGCAACGGCACGGACTGGGACGTAGTGACAATCCGCTACTCGCCGACCGGGCAGGAGCTGTGGGTACGTCGGTACGACGGACCGACGAGCGAAGTGGACTTCGGCACGGCAGTCACCACGGACGCCGACGGAAACGTGTACGTCGCGGGCCACTCGATGGGCGATGACAGCGGCCCGGACTACGTGGTCCTCAAGTACGATGTCTTCGGCAACCTCCTGTGGGAAAGACGCTACACGAACGGTGCGCGTGATGTTCCCATTGCCATCGCGCTCGACCCCGACGGCAACGTGCTCGTCGCGGGATGGAGCGGCAGTGTAAACGGCCTCGACTACTTGGTCGTGAAGTACTCCAACGAGGGCGATCCGCTTTGGCAGGCGCGCTATGACGGACCCGGGCACTGGGACGATGTACTCCGCGCAATGGTGATTGACGGAGCAGGCAACGTATACATCACCGGCCGAAGCTGGGGCGACGGCGTGAGTTGGGACTTCGGCACTGTCAAGTACTCTCCAAATGGCGACGAGCTGTGGGTGCGAAGAGTAAACGCGAATGGCGCGAATCCTGACGAGGCCAACGATCTCGCCCTCACGCCCGATGGAGTGGTAGTGACGGGTTGGAGCACTACCACGAATCCAGACATCTGGACCGTCAGCTACAGCGCAACCGGTGACCTGCTTTGGGAGCGAAGCTGGAAAGGCCCTGTGGACGGCTACGACCGCGGCGAAGCAGTTGCCGCGGATGCAGACGGCAATGTGTACGTAACGGGGCGATGTCAGGGCGTGCTGGGCGCGCAAGACTGGGATGCGGTGACGCTCAAGTACAACCGGATGGGCACACTGATATGGGCACGGCTGTACAACGGTCCCGGCGACGCAGACGATGGAGCAGAAAAGATCGCCCTAGGCCCCAGTGGGCACGCCTTCGTGTGCGGCTCGAGTCAGGGCGACGGAACCAGCTTCGACTGGCTTCTCTTGCGCTACTCGGATAAGCCCTACGTGGGTATCGGCAAGTTCCCGCCACCTGCCGCGAACTAACCCGAGACCCTAAGCACCCAGGGAAACAGATCTTCGCCGAACTCCGCCCCATCCTCGAGATGGATGTGCTTCTTCAAGTAGTGCTCGCCCGCCGCTCGGTAGCGACAAGCTCCCGACATGTAGTGCCCAATCACCGCCCGTCTCGAACGGTCCGTCCGGTTGATAGAGGTGCCATGGAAAGTGAGTGCGTGATGGAACGTGCAATGGCCGGCCTTGGTCGGTAGCGCCACGATCTCCAGCTTCTCGCCCACCGGCGCGTTCGCCTCGCGCAGCAACGACTCGAAGTCACTGCCGAAGTCCACGGTCGGGAAGAGACCCCACGTGTGACTGCGCGGCACGAACAGCATGCAGCCGTTCTCCTCGGTGGCATCGTCCAGCGGCATCCAGCAGGTAACCATCTCGGGACGGTCCACGATCTGCCAGTACATGTAATCCTGGTGCCACGGAACCACGTTGCCGCCGCCGGGTGGCTTGATGAGAATCTGGTCGTGGAAAAGCCGCAGTTCATTTGCCCCCAGTAGCTGAGCACACGCCTCAGCCACTCTGCCTCCGAGGATATGATCCCGAATGACGCCGTCCGCCTGCCAAGCATTCAGCGTCTGCGTCACCGCCTTGGCCTCTAGGCCTTCCTTGGTCGGCAGTCCGACCGTGTACTCCGCCTGTCGCTCCGACTCGCCTCGCAGCACGCGGGCGACAGCGTCGCGCATAGCCTCCAACTGCGAATCATCGAGCAGCTTCGGCCCTTGAACGAAGCCGTTCTCACGAAAGAAAGCAACCTGCTCAGCACTCAGCATTCGCATCCCCCCTCTGAGCGAATGAGGCCAAAGATACCCCGACGGCAAGGGGCGATGCGACAGCTTATCCACTACTCTCGCCGGGCTTGGTCCTCTGCTCCTCGATATCCTTCACTGCCTGCAGTGCGGTCTCGTTGTCCGGGAAACGCTCCAGCACCTTGCGGTAGACATCCAGGGCTTCCAACGGCTTCCCGTTCTCACGCAGCAAGTTGGCGTATTTCAGCATTGCCCACGAGTCGTTCGGGTGGTTCTCCGAGTACAGCCTGAACGCATCGAGAGCCTGCTGCGGAGTACCGCGCTCCTCGGCCAGCAGGCAATACGCGCGGAGAGCAGCGATGTTCGTCGGATCCATTCGGGACGTTCTTGCATAGGCTTCTATCGCCTCGGGCCACTGCTCGAGATTGACGTGCGCCTTTGCCAACGCGAGCCAGGCTCCGCGAGAGAGCGGCGCGGCGTCTACGCGGCTCTTCGCGACCGCGAGTGCCTCCGCCTCCTTGCCGACGGTCGGAGCGAAGTCAGCAAGCCGCTGGACGGCCACGTCCTCCGGGCTGCCCTTTCGTGCTCGCGGCAAAAGCTCGTTCCAGAAACCCAGATTGTCTCCGCGCGCCGCGTAGTAGCGGGACAGCAACGTATAACCACCCAGCTCGTCCGGTGCGATGTCGAGCAGCTCGCGAGCCTCTGCAAGCCACGCACCCAGCTTCTTCTGCTGCTCATAGATCTCCGCCAGGCGCATTCTGGGGTAGGAGTTGCGGGGTTCCAGCCGCTTGATTTCCGCAAACTGGGCTGCCGCCCCATCGAGGTCCCCATCGCTCATCAGAAACACGCCGTAGCCGCTGCGCAGAAGCGTATCGTTCGGCTGGGTGGCAACCCGCTCCGCCCATACCTTCTTCGCCTCTTCCTTGCGACCGCTGCGGTACAGCAAGTTCGGGATTTGCGGAAAGTCGGCAGAGGGGTTCTTTGAGGTGGAGAGCAGATCCCACGCGTATTTCACCGCGCCGTCCACGTCGCCCATGCGCTCGAGCACACGCACGAGCTGCGCCAGCACGATCTCGGTCCTTTTGTGACCGAGCGACTCCTCATAGACCGCCTTGGCCTTGTCGAGTTGATCGGCACGCTCGTAGTAGGCTCCCAGCGACAGCCACGGAGACGGATCCTGCGGGTTCTTCTCCGCCAAAGAGCGCAGGTGAGCGATTGCCTCGTCTGTCCTGCCCGCTTTGATCAGCACCTCGCCAATCGAAACCTGTGCGGCTCGGTCCTGCGGATCGAGTCGTGCAAGCCGCCGGAGCTGCGCAAGCGCGGCGTCGTAGTCCCCTCTCGCCTCGGAGAAGAGCGCGAAAGCCCTCAGACCTTCGACATCGTTGGGGAAGGCCTCGAGGTGTCGCCGGTACTCACGCGCAGCCGCAGCGTCGTCCCTCCCTTGCCTGTAGATCTCGCAGACCTGGCGGGACGGATACGGGTCCTGCGGCACGTTCTCCATCCATTTGCGATAGAGGCGGATGAGTGGGCTGTGCGCCTGCGCCTTGAGATGTAGCTCTTCGAGCCCTAAGTACGCTGCAGTGTTCCGCGGGTCCACGAGAAGAACCGCTTCGAACTGCTCCTTGGCCTGTTCGGTGCGCCCGAGCTTGACGGCGACGACGGCCAGCCGGTTCTCGATCTCCGGATTCCGCGGGCTCAGTTCTCGAGCCACGAGATATTGCGTCTCCGCCTCGGCCCACATCTCACGGCGTGCAAAGACGTCTCCTTGCTCGATTCGAAGGAGCCTGTTGCGAGGGTAGGTGCGGATCATCTTGGCCAGCAACTGCACGGCGTCTTCGATGCGCTCCGACTGCTCGTACAACCGAGCGAGCAGTACGGCAATCTCGATGTTCTCGGGCATCAGCGCGTGCGCTTTCTCCAGAGCGGCGACCCCTGCAACGGTGTTACCGCCTCCGAGGTGAGCCTCTGCGAGCGCCTGCCATATGACGGGCTCCTTCGGGTTCCGCTGGCCCGCCTTCGTCAGAAGGGCAATCGCCTCGTTCCTCATACCCAAGTGAAGTTGGACAGACGCGAGCAGGAACAACACCTCTACGTCATCGGGAGACTTCCGGTGCGCCGCCTGCAAGTCGGAAAGCGCACCCTTCATGTCGCTTCGCCCGATCTTGATGGCAGCACGAACGTACAGGTAGCTGGAGCTGCTCCGCAGGTCCTTCGGTACACGGGACAGCGCCTGTTCCGCCTCATTCACACGTAGCGCCTGAGCATGGACCGACGCGATCTTCAGCCACACGTGGCCGTTGTTCGGCTGCAATGCCGCCGCTCGACGAAGGTGATACGCGGACTTGTCCGCCTCCCCATTAGCCACATAGGCGGACGCCAGGTTCAGGTGAGCCGGCACGTAGCTCTCGCGCGCATGGAGCAGCTTGCGGTACTGAGTTATGGCGGTCGGGAAGTCGCCTACACGCTGTGCATTGACTGCGGCATCGTACAGACTCTGCTCGGCGCTCGTCAGCTTCTGCGCGAAGGCGCAGGCGGACAGACACAGTGCGGCGATGAGCAACCCACGAATCATGCTCGGGTCATCCTTTCCATCGAGAGTCAGACGCTCGTGCGCCCCTGCGGGTTCGGCTGGGAGCGGCGCTACTCGCTCGGACTGTGGATGCTACCCGACCGAACCTTCGATTGCTCTCTCGTTCTGTCGGTCCGACCGATTCCGCTACGGGAAGATGCAAATCGGCAGCGGAAGACCGATATTTAGGTTATAATGAGTAAGTACCTTCGGCAATGGGGCCTGGGTATGTGCACGAAGGAGGTGCAATAGATGGATACCGCTCGAAACGGACAACACCGGCAGAGGCCCACTGTCCCATTCTCAGCGGCCTCCGCGGGCGTACGCGACGACGCGTGTCTGGCCCCGCAGAACATTGGGAACGCATCGGTGATCGGCAGAGACTTCGACCTGCGAGAGGAGCTTCGAAAACGTCGCCTAGCCGCGGCAAAGAAGGCTGCGAGCGGCTAGGCGCTTCACTCCTCTGGGACCGAGGGGCTCTGGCAAGGAGTTTCACACAGCCTGCGCAACACCGAAGCGGCGGTGCCACACCGCCGCTTCGGGCTGTGCGTTCACGCTCTATGCCTTGACGTTTGGGCTGCCGACTTGTCGCTCTGGCCACGGTCAGCGAGCCTCAGCAGCCGAACGCCGGGCTTATCTCACGTATGATGCCTGCCCCCTACGGATCGCCCTCCTTGCCGAAGTTCAGCAGCACGATGTTCAGGTCGGACAGCCCGACCACGCCGTCACCGTTCAGGTCCGTCCCGGGATTGCTCGTACCGAACTGCAGGAGGATCATGTTCAGGTCGGACAGGCCGACCAGGTTGTCGCCGTCCGGGTCTCCGTTCGTCTGGGTGAAGTTCGCCACGTTGGTGCCGAGGATGATGACCTTGTTGGCGCTCACTTGCCTCAGGAAACCAGGGAACTTGAGGGCAAGGTCGAAGGTGCCCTGTGCTACGCTCGGCACGCTGTAGTTGCCGCTGCCATCCAGTGTGATGCCGTACGAGTGCAGCACCGTCTGCGTGCCGGGCTGGCGGAACTGGAGCGTAGCGGTGCGGCCCGTCGGGTCTGCAAGGAAGGTCAGGCTTACGTTACCGCTTAGCGACGCAGTCGTCGCACCCTGGAGCTTCGTGTAGTACCACAGATCGTCCACACCTCGAATGAACACCACGTCGTTCACTCGCACGATGCGTCCGGTATAGTGAACGTCACCCGGCAACTTCCCCACCGTCCACTGGAGCGTGGTTAAGTTCAGCCGTGCCCAATCGTCGGTCGGGTCTCCCCAACCCTCGTGGGACACGTCGCCCGTCGAGCCACGGATGAGCCAAAGCTCGGGATGACCGCTGGGCGAAAGGCTGGCGGGGATGTACTCGATGGACTGGCCATATCCGCACTGCCAGTCGTACGGCTTGTCCACCAGCTTGTCAACGCTGTTGTCTTTGGCCACACCGGTCCAGGTGTAGATGACTTCGCCCGAGCTGACGCCGGGCTCCCAGTCGTTGTGTGTCGCGTAGTAACGACCG
This portion of the Fimbriimonadia bacterium genome encodes:
- a CDS encoding tetratricopeptide repeat protein; amino-acid sequence: MIRGLLIAALCLSACAFAQKLTSAEQSLYDAAVNAQRVGDFPTAITQYRKLLHARESYVPAHLNLASAYVANGEADKSAYHLRRAAALQPNNGHVWLKIASVHAQALRVNEAEQALSRVPKDLRSSSSYLYVRAAIKIGRSDMKGALSDLQAAHRKSPDDVEVLFLLASVQLHLGMRNEAIALLTKAGQRNPKEPVIWQALAEAHLGGGNTVAGVAALEKAHALMPENIEIAVLLARLYEQSERIEDAVQLLAKMIRTYPRNRLLRIEQGDVFARREMWAEAETQYLVARELSPRNPEIENRLAVVAVKLGRTEQAKEQFEAVLLVDPRNTAAYLGLEELHLKAQAHSPLIRLYRKWMENVPQDPYPSRQVCEIYRQGRDDAAAAREYRRHLEAFPNDVEGLRAFALFSEARGDYDAALAQLRRLARLDPQDRAAQVSIGEVLIKAGRTDEAIAHLRSLAEKNPQDPSPWLSLGAYYERADQLDKAKAVYEESLGHKRTEIVLAQLVRVLERMGDVDGAVKYAWDLLSTSKNPSADFPQIPNLLYRSGRKEEAKKVWAERVATQPNDTLLRSGYGVFLMSDGDLDGAAAQFAEIKRLEPRNSYPRMRLAEIYEQQKKLGAWLAEARELLDIAPDELGGYTLLSRYYAARGDNLGFWNELLPRARKGSPEDVAVQRLADFAPTVGKEAEALAVAKSRVDAAPLSRGAWLALAKAHVNLEQWPEAIEAYARTSRMDPTNIAALRAYCLLAEERGTPQQALDAFRLYSENHPNDSWAMLKYANLLRENGKPLEALDVYRKVLERFPDNETALQAVKDIEEQRTKPGESSG
- a CDS encoding phytanoyl-CoA dioxygenase family protein — its product is MLSAEQVAFFRENGFVQGPKLLDDSQLEAMRDAVARVLRGESERQAEYTVGLPTKEGLEAKAVTQTLNAWQADGVIRDHILGGRVAEACAQLLGANELRLFHDQILIKPPGGGNVVPWHQDYMYWQIVDRPEMVTCWMPLDDATEENGCMLFVPRSHTWGLFPTVDFGSDFESLLREANAPVGEKLEIVALPTKAGHCTFHHALTFHGTSINRTDRSRRAVIGHYMSGACRYRAAGEHYLKKHIHLEDGAEFGEDLFPWVLRVSG